One genomic segment of Rivularia sp. PCC 7116 includes these proteins:
- a CDS encoding serine/threonine-protein kinase, with amino-acid sequence MSYCLNPSCPNPQNTNSEKFCLSCGSKLLLKQRYRAMKPIGQGGFSRTFLARDEDKPSQPFCVIKQFYPQAQGTGTLAKAIELFNHEAMRLEELGKHRQIPELLAYFTQDDRQYLLQEFIDGLNLGQELQQNGVYNETQIQHFLNELLRILQFCHQKQIIHRDIKPENIIRRQNPAKLKGQIVLVDFGASKVVTQASMQQTGTSIGSPEYVAPEQMRGRALFSSDIYSLGVTCIHLLTGKSPFDIYDINNDVWLWRNYLSASINQNLGNILDKMLATTPARRYQTVDEVLADLNTLPTLISQTGNTVKPVVTPSNTTPPPIVSSSPSQIDKELEEMKTIFMNGKKSQNKNQNSNSSPNTQQSAKNSKIDDELEELRKKYGNNN; translated from the coding sequence ATGAGTTACTGTCTTAATCCTAGTTGTCCAAATCCGCAGAATACGAATAGTGAAAAGTTTTGTTTGAGTTGTGGCTCTAAGTTACTGCTCAAGCAACGTTATCGTGCGATGAAACCGATTGGGCAAGGTGGTTTTAGCAGGACTTTTTTAGCTCGGGATGAAGATAAACCGTCTCAACCTTTTTGCGTTATCAAACAATTTTATCCTCAAGCTCAAGGTACTGGTACTTTAGCTAAGGCAATAGAATTATTCAACCATGAAGCAATGCGTCTGGAAGAGTTGGGGAAGCATCGACAAATACCCGAACTTTTGGCGTATTTCACTCAAGATGATAGACAATATTTGCTGCAAGAATTTATTGATGGTTTGAATTTAGGGCAGGAATTACAGCAAAACGGAGTGTATAACGAAACTCAAATTCAGCATTTTTTGAATGAATTGTTGAGAATTTTACAATTTTGCCATCAAAAACAAATTATTCACCGCGATATTAAACCCGAAAATATTATTCGTCGTCAAAACCCTGCCAAACTTAAAGGGCAAATTGTATTAGTTGATTTTGGTGCTTCTAAAGTTGTAACTCAAGCTTCGATGCAGCAAACTGGTACCAGCATCGGCAGCCCGGAATATGTTGCACCGGAGCAAATGAGAGGTAGAGCGTTATTTTCTAGCGATATCTACAGTTTGGGAGTTACCTGCATTCATTTGTTAACTGGGAAATCTCCGTTTGATATATACGATATCAATAATGATGTTTGGTTATGGAGAAATTATCTTTCGGCTAGTATTAATCAAAATTTAGGCAATATTTTAGATAAAATGCTGGCGACTACCCCCGCACGTCGCTATCAAACTGTTGATGAAGTATTGGCAGATTTGAATACTTTACCTACTTTAATTTCCCAAACTGGAAATACTGTAAAACCAGTTGTAACACCATCAAATACAACTCCACCCCCGATTGTTTCTTCTTCTCCCAGTCAAATAGACAAGGAATTGGAGGAGATGAAAACTATATTTATGAATGGTAAAAAATCTCAAAATAAAAATCAAAACTCAAATTCTTCTCCAAATACACAGCAGTCAGCTAAAAATAGCAAAATAGACGATGAATTGGAAGAATTGAGAAAGAAGTATGGGAATAATAATTAG
- a CDS encoding MORN repeat protein: MKFVKVLSVGLVAFALFGCNQTSAVSNDDNVIESTEPTISQDQDQDSDSASETTTTKANKPSNSIKIAAAKNNKKNKTGKQIGPRFDCNGDGISNGARIDYDGDGIPDDCIESDEKTKSVIDETSYDTALKSLNSITKGCQESKKTPQATDYYICKLDGKIVKASEYNSEAGAGLDFWFIDNRVIAVQRPHSQELFLYDKNGKLKSKFNYPKKVRNISNQDRKDGEYLYNRDGYERIVSAFNHKSSAKTTTSKNGIIDETSFQTISKSLDSITKGCQKTEKTQNGNNYEICKQGNSIVNASEYNAEVGAGLAYWFSPNGKVVAARYLASGDLYVFNSNGKVTSKIDVYESKKINNISAEDRKQAEQNLYVNYKDIFKVFNL, from the coding sequence ATGAAATTCGTAAAAGTATTGTCTGTGGGTTTAGTAGCATTTGCATTGTTCGGCTGCAATCAAACTTCTGCTGTAAGTAATGATGACAATGTAATAGAATCAACTGAACCAACTATATCTCAAGATCAAGATCAAGATTCTGATTCCGCCAGCGAGACAACCACAACTAAGGCGAATAAACCAAGTAACTCCATTAAAATCGCAGCCGCAAAAAACAATAAAAAAAATAAAACTGGAAAACAAATAGGACCAAGATTTGACTGTAATGGTGATGGAATATCTAATGGTGCGCGTATAGATTACGATGGTGATGGAATACCCGATGATTGTATTGAAAGTGATGAAAAAACCAAATCGGTTATTGATGAAACTTCTTACGATACTGCATTAAAATCTTTAAATTCTATTACCAAAGGTTGTCAAGAAAGTAAAAAAACTCCACAAGCTACTGACTACTATATTTGTAAACTTGATGGCAAAATTGTCAAGGCTAGCGAATATAATTCTGAAGCAGGAGCAGGTCTTGATTTTTGGTTTATTGACAACCGAGTAATTGCAGTTCAAAGACCTCATAGTCAAGAACTTTTCCTTTACGATAAGAACGGTAAGCTCAAATCTAAATTTAATTACCCTAAGAAAGTCAGAAATATCAGCAATCAAGACCGTAAAGATGGGGAATACTTGTACAATCGCGATGGTTATGAAAGAATAGTTTCAGCTTTTAATCACAAATCATCTGCAAAAACAACAACATCTAAAAACGGAATCATTGACGAAACTTCCTTCCAAACCATATCAAAATCTTTAGATTCGATAACTAAGGGTTGTCAAAAAACTGAGAAAACCCAAAACGGCAACAATTATGAAATTTGTAAACAAGGCAATAGCATTGTAAATGCTAGCGAATATAATGCCGAAGTAGGCGCTGGTTTAGCCTATTGGTTTTCTCCAAATGGTAAAGTTGTTGCAGCTAGATACTTAGCAAGTGGAGACCTTTACGTTTTTAATAGTAATGGTAAAGTGACTTCCAAAATTGATGTTTATGAGTCAAAGAAAATAAATAATATCAGCGCAGAGGATCGCAAACAAGCTGAACAAAACTTGTACGTTAATTACAAAGACATTTTCAAAGTTTTTAATCTTTAA
- a CDS encoding tetratricopeptide repeat-containing serine protease family protein, translated as MRYNHLLLPLLIGTSTTLIQPQSATAQSSPQVAKIAKEITVLINSDNSSGSGVIINKLGNNYTVLTAAHVVGRQDKYEIITNDNQRHAISSVKKLPNVDLAVVNFTNNNNNNYTSAKIGNSDTSTEGTTVYVAGFPKPTAAISESIYTFLDGRISANASKPLREGYALVYTIDTLPGMSGGPVLNQRGELIGIHGRGDTTQNYQISEANPNIIIKTGFNLGVPINTFKQLYAFKDTKPSIKKPPTTVAKKPKADDFYLRGGSKFKNKNYQAAVTDLSKAVNLNPRYEDAHMKLGDAFYKLKSYQKAKASYDKVLRLNPRNSIAYIKRGMTRNILKDYRGSVRDFNASLRIDRRSNYAAVAYLGRAVTYIRLGNKQKAQADLQQAKYVLNLNKKRRNSKTKR; from the coding sequence ATGAGATATAATCATCTACTGTTACCGTTACTAATAGGAACATCAACTACATTAATACAGCCGCAATCAGCTACAGCCCAATCTTCACCTCAAGTTGCAAAAATTGCAAAAGAAATTACTGTTTTAATTAATAGCGACAATAGTAGTGGTTCTGGTGTAATAATCAATAAATTGGGAAATAACTATACAGTATTAACTGCCGCTCATGTGGTGGGGAGACAAGATAAATACGAAATTATTACTAACGATAATCAACGTCATGCTATTAGTAGCGTCAAAAAGTTACCTAATGTTGATTTAGCAGTGGTGAATTTTACTAATAATAATAATAATAATTACACTTCGGCTAAAATTGGCAACTCAGATACTAGCACTGAAGGAACAACAGTTTACGTTGCAGGATTTCCCAAACCCACGGCAGCAATTTCGGAATCTATTTACACTTTTCTCGATGGAAGAATAAGTGCTAATGCTTCTAAACCTTTACGCGAAGGCTACGCACTAGTTTACACCATCGATACTTTACCAGGAATGAGCGGTGGTCCAGTATTGAATCAAAGAGGAGAATTAATCGGAATTCACGGTAGAGGAGATACAACTCAAAATTATCAAATATCGGAAGCTAATCCTAATATTATTATCAAAACTGGTTTTAATTTGGGGGTTCCGATTAATACCTTTAAACAGCTTTATGCTTTTAAAGATACAAAACCTAGCATCAAAAAACCTCCTACTACCGTTGCTAAAAAGCCTAAAGCTGATGACTTTTACCTACGAGGAGGTAGTAAGTTTAAAAATAAAAACTATCAAGCTGCCGTCACAGACTTATCTAAAGCAGTAAACTTAAATCCAAGATATGAAGACGCTCATATGAAATTAGGAGATGCTTTTTATAAATTAAAGAGTTATCAAAAAGCGAAAGCATCTTATGACAAAGTATTGCGGTTAAATCCGAGGAATTCTATTGCTTATATAAAAAGAGGAATGACTCGAAATATTTTAAAAGATTACCGTGGTTCTGTTCGTGATTTTAATGCTTCATTAAGAATTGATAGAAGAAGTAATTACGCTGCGGTTGCTTATCTGGGGAGAGCAGTTACTTACATCAGATTAGGAAATAAACAAAAAGCACAAGCAGATTTACAACAAGCAAAGTATGTACTAAATCTAAATAAGAAGCGTAGAAATAGTAAAACTAAAAGGTAA